A window from Rana temporaria chromosome 8, aRanTem1.1, whole genome shotgun sequence encodes these proteins:
- the LOC120946738 gene encoding histone H1.10-like, with protein sequence MAQPEVAPAASRHAKSASAAASAAKKSGKKKKNQPGKYSQLVVNSIRKLGERNGSSLAKIYGEAKKVTWFDQQNGRTYLKYSVKALVQNDTLVQVKGVGANGSFRLNKKKLEGLAVPKKAPAAKPAAKKPAPSTPKKTPAKKAKPAAKKASPKPAAKKVKKSPRKAAKKVVKKAAKPKALKAKKAK encoded by the coding sequence ATGGCACAGCCCGAGGTCGCCCCCGCCGCCAGCAGGCACGCCAAGTCCGCCTCCGCCGCCGCTTCAGCCGCTAAGAAGTCcggcaagaagaagaagaaccagCCCGGCAAGTACAGCCAGCTGGTGGTGAACTCCATCCGCAAGCTGGGCGAGAGGAACGGCTCCTCCCTGGCCAAGATCTACGGCGAGGCCAAGAAGGTGACCTGGTTCGACCAGCAGAACGGCCGCACCTACCTCAAGTACTCGGTGAAGGCGCTGGTCCAGAACGACACCCTGGTCCAGGTCAAGGGGGTCGGCGCCAACGGCTCCTTCCGACTCAACAAGAAGAAGCTGGAGGGGCTGGCCGTGCCCAAGAAAGCCCCCGCCGCCAAGCCAGCCGCTAAGAAGCCGGCGCCCAGCACCCCCAAAAAGACCCCCGCCAAGAAGGCCAAGCCCGCCGCCAAGAAAGCCAGCCCCAAGCCGGCCGCCAAGAAGGTGAAGAAGTCCCCCCGCAAGGCGGCCAAGAAGGTGGTGAAGAAGGCGGCCAAGCCCAAGGCGCTGAAAGCCAAGAAGGCCAAATAG